Proteins from a single region of Anthonomus grandis grandis chromosome 10, icAntGran1.3, whole genome shotgun sequence:
- the LOC126740981 gene encoding cilia- and flagella-associated protein 43, translating to MQIVMKATGHETLWVKVGCMKELCVMAKTVLMFGRGCFLEFINLNINEKHQLTVNNHKENGEGVQCFRAHSSLFIFAYSESCQQPKLYVKSYPNFELIAMFEDERSGHKSLAFSDSSLLFSLGEKPDYKVTAWNWRSNVKFAEGKNELLYEDQMLRCSYGRPMYLAQMGIGSKKLYIWDVFTVCKTSIFAIHEVLLGNLNPGNFQNAIWGMDTVALYIIDDRGCIYTVDRDFYLELVLDFASLDVPGPVTPSICWFHHGLSVSGPNKEIRHYKKVGATWICDSSYPTEMVINGIISGKSDKCIGYTDMGEIVSFGFAENSITWIRQGYSNYEEISLINPKGDFIIVRRGQYNLDVLELATGQKVSTIALEGAITSISENPLYPFLALGFSTGHVQLVSFYNETKPYVLTEMYLTDVPITSLRFFENSNLLVAGNFNKGEYFIIRGLPGTQIEVLLQIDVGRQTTDYMLVASQNMMRFFVLPVTQNKFFAGNKIIRYCIVDNKVVNVKTYSFEDNQLYFRRFLARKGPDRDRVFILLPFAKRHLAVVETKRGSSIINIIENLKTGHQMKRFLYRSNWRHVITFSCDGFTFVRSADLKTVEGIALNHHRYLHGVKSATCNPSATIVVTLGYDKNLVAVRLSGKEEDENLRQQVQDQHNSPKIALMFKRPTYSYPIEERFIGKSWKEIQKLKNIEAEEEQCRVEKNKILKEFQDIQNILQQLVSDNLEAPDNKKLDLLEFYLDAQSYQKKQQANKEECKELEIYLKHLILAQDTVSEYIINNYYKPMGVQWQTIMGIFSVQKATNYCLLPENPEQEFTLRWIEEQRRIEQFLSSQDTFEPWMPMSKEKILDLVAKKPIAPKEDYTGIANLIGYQEEAELDHEKYLESKVANVGTVSQLYIEKFPGHYKQKQINTFYQTYLQQTMAEREVLTLKKAYNKCFLNTRAIKEREMYNIKEKNARLRHIISEYNYFSERHLDIEIPDPEWHDIENPETCILRVNDNEVPVRPYVSPSEQAILDAKAAEEERLRLLMLADDFRERALMTMMNGVLEIRWEDELKKDVPKPKCMLEKIPEEYNEDDLRSIKEYEEKVAQLNSEREKYKSLLEVEFGKLATNLRDSVRKFNLKLYDCTKYKFHIDSGMNQENLIVNRQRWIQNRRVDIDRKEREIIETIKSYEAKVEENQKIVTQVIEALAECRINLETMQAREKQFEKVYRKEFQDMTPVVQEVAYKLYKKRPKYNYKVISGASILNELAKGVATNEITFAMTQECLEYMKALEALDSFVGLPLTIDETSWALVCKHRRLRIEYEIRLRAAQMQILEGEATIVTFQKRISTKKEKIAMLNGDLEATRQERMRLIHNKEVQTVLRRGLVEIPMTGELYDDFVDAILVPKSEIERVNHLINEAGKVKLKTIQQNMKFRRTMMATEWEHMRLRMTINDLIEKKKDIESVKFSKEMQQYLKNKALGRKPEAESYEMEVELLAAAYEDRLKDKKDKLMKIKHQLKTFRESNKRLDQLIKEVNIDLCHYKLEKDYDIEVKEKDVIQARMAGMLERNMLVQKIQQNHNDILVLQAELELLRLRTFPTFKYKILDE from the exons ATGCAAATAGTCATGAAGGCAACCGGACACGAAACGCT ATGGGTGAAGGTGGGGTGTATGAAGGAGCTCTGCGTGATGGCCAAGACGGTGCTGATGTTCGGACGGGGGTGTTTTCTCGAATTTATCAACCTAAATATCAACGAAAAGCATCAGCTGACCGTGAATAATCATAAAGAAAACGGCGAGGGAGTGCAGTGTTTTAGGGCCCACTCTTCGTTGTTTATATTCGCTTATTCGGAGAGCTGCCAGCAGCCTAAGCTGTACGTAAAAAGTTATCCGAATTTTGAGCTTATCGCCATGTTTGAAG ATGAAAGATCGGGCCATAAATCCCTCGCCTTCTCCGATAGTTCGCTCCTTTTCTCGCTCGGCGAAAAGCCCGACTATAAAGTGACAGCGTGGAACTGGAGAAGCAACGTGAAGTTCGCAGAGGGCAAAAACGAGCTGTTATACGAAGATCAAATGCTCAG GTGTAGCTACGGCAGGCCGATGTATCTGGCCCAAATGGGGATAGGATCCAAGAAATTGTATATATGGGACGTGTTTACCGTGTGCAAAACGAGCATTTTCGCGATACACGAGGTTCTTTTGGGCAATCTAAACCCTGGGAACTTTCAAAATGCTATTTGGGGCATGGACACTGTTGCCCTCTACATTATCGACGATAGGGGATGTATTTATACG GTTGACAGGGATTTTTACTTGGAACTGGTGTTAGATTTTGCCTCGTTGGACGTGCCAGGACCAGTAACACCCTCTATATGTTGGTTTCACCATGGACTATCTGTGTCAGGTCCAAACAAGGAAATACgg CACTATAAAAAAGTGGGTGCCACCTGGATATGCGACTCCAGCTATCCAACCGAAATGGTTATCAATGGCATTATTAGCGGCAAATCTGACAAATGTATCGGTTACACAGATATGGGGGAAATTGTGTCTTTCG GTTTTGCCGAAAACAGCATAACCTGGATCAGGCAGGGCTACTCAAACTACGAAGAAATCTCCCTGATTAACCCCAAAGGTGATTTTATAATTGTCAGAAGAGGCCAATATAACCTGGACGTGCTCGAACTGGCAACGGGGCAAAAG GTGTCCACTATTGCCCTAGAGGGCGCCATAACCTCGATATCAGAAAACCCGCTCTATCCTTTTCTGGCGTTGGGTTTTAGCACGGGGCACGTGCAACTGGTGTCGTTCTACAACGAAACCAAACCGTACGTGTTGACGGAAATGTATCTTACGGACGTGCCAATTACGTCACTTCGGTTTTTTGAAAATAGCAACCTATTGGTGGcgggaaattttaataaaggagaatattttattatacgg GGCCTACCGGGCACCCAAATAGAAGTTCTGCTGCAGATCGACGTTGGCCGTCAAACGACCGATTACATGCTGGTCGCGTCGCAGAACATGATGCGATTCTTCGTCCTCCCGGTCACTCAGAATAAATTCTTCGCAGGCAATAAGATCATAAGATATTGCATCGTCGATAATAAAGTCGTCAATGTCAAAACTTACTCGTTTGAAGACAATCAGCTGTACTTCAGAAGGTTTTTGGCCCGAAAGGGACCAGACAGAGATAGAGTGTTCATCTTGTTACCGTTTGCCAAGCGCCACTTGGCAGTGGTCGAGACAAAAAGAGGC AGCTCGATCATCAATATCATAGAGAACCTCAAGACTGGCCATCAAATGAAGAGATTCTTGTATAGATCGAACTGGAGACACGTCATCACTTTTTCTTGTGACGGATTTACTTTTGTACGGTCCGCGGACCTTAAAACTGTCGAGGGTATCGCCCTTAATCACCACCGGTACTTACATGGAGTCAAGAGTGCCACGTGTAACCCTTCCGCCACCATTGTTGTCACTCTAG GTTATGATAAAAACTTAGTAGCGGTCCGCCTGTCCGGAAAAGAAGAAGACGAAAATTTGAGACAACAAGTACAAGATCAACACAATTCGCCCAAGATCGCGTTGATGTTCAAAAGGCCGACCTACAGCTATCCAATCGAAGAACGCTTCATCGGGAAATCGTGGAAGGAGATACAGAAGTTGAAGAACATTGAGGCGGAAGAGGAGCAGTGTCGCGTGGAGaaaaacaagattttaaaaGAGTTTCAA GATATTCAGAATATTCTGCAGCAATTGGTAAGCGACAATCTAGAAGCTCCGGACAATAAGAAGTTGGACCTATTGGAGTTTTATCTGGACGCGCAGTCGTACCAGAAGAAACAGCAAGCGAACAAGGAGGAATGCAAGGAACTGGAAATCTACCTGAAGCACCTTATTTTAGCCCAAGATACCGTCTCGGAGTATATCATCAATAACTATTACAAACCAATGG gGGTCCAATGGCAGACTATAATGGGCATTTTCAGCGTCCAGAAAGCGACCAACTACTGCCTTCTCCCGGAAAACCCCGAACAGGAGTTCACCTTACGGTGGATCGAGGAGCAGCGGAGGATCGAGCAGTTTTTAAGTAGCCAAGACACTTTCGAGCCCTGGATGCCCATGTCCAAAGA GAAAATCCTGGATTTGGTGGCAAAGAAACCGATTGCCCCCAAGGAGGACTACACTGGTATCGCGAACCTGATCGGGTATCAAGAGGAGGCCGAGCTGGACCACGAGAAGTATCTGGAGTCAAAAGTGGCCAACGTCGGCACCGTTTCTCAGTTGTATATCGAGAAATTCCCCGGACATTATAAGCAGAAGCAGATCAACACCTTTTATCAGACTTACTTGCAACAAACTATGGCTGAG AGGGAGGTGTTGACCCTGAAGAAAGCCTACAACAAATGTTTCCTGAACACGAGGGCGATAAAAGAGAGAGAGATGTACAACATAAAAGAGAAAAATGCTCGTCTAAGACACATTATCTCGGAGTACAACTATTTCTCCGAGCGGCATTTGGACATAGAGATTCCCGACCCCGAGTGGCACGAC ATTGAAAACCCGGAAACGTGCATCCTGCGGGTGAACGATAACGAAGTACCGGTACGTCCCTACGTTTCTCCTAGCGAACAAGCGATTTTGGACGCTAAAGCTGCCGAAGAGGAACGACTGAGGCTCCTAATGTTGGCCGACGATTTTAGAGAGCGAGCCCTCATGACCATGATGAACGGAGTGTTGGAAATACGATGGGAGGACGAACTGAAAAAGGACGTGCCCAAGCCTAAATGTATG TTGGAAAAAATCCCGGAAGAGTACAACGAGGACGACCTGCGTTCCATAAAGGAATACGAGGAAAAGGTGGCCCAATTAAACAGCGAACGTGAGAAATACAAGAGTTTACTCGAAGTGGAGTTTGGGAAACTCGCGACTAACTTACGAGACTCCGTGCGGAAGTTCAACCTGAAACTGTACGACTGCACCAAGTACAAGTTTCACATCGATTCCGGTATGAACCAGGAGAATCTCATCGTGAACAGGCAGCGATGGATTCAGAATCGACGGGTGGATATTGATCGGAAAGAGAGGGAGATTAT agaaacgATTAAAAGTTACGAGGCAAAAGTTGAAGAGAACCAGAAAATCGTGACGCAAGTGATAGAAGCGCTGGCCGAGTGTAGGATTAATTTGGAAACGATGCAGGCGCGGGAGAAACAGTTCGAGAAAGTTTACCGGAAGGAGTTTCAGGATATGACGCCGGTTGTACAGGAAGTTGCTTATAAGTTGTACAA AAAAAGACCAAAATACAACTATAAAGTAATAAGCGGGGCCTCAATATTAAACGAACTGGCCAAAGGGGTGGCCACCAACGAAATAACCTTCGCAATGACCCAGGAATGTTTGGAGTACATGAAAGCCCTAGAAGCACTCGACTCGTTCGTGGGCCTACCGCTGACCATCGATGAAACCTCTTGGGCTCTAGTGTGCAAACATCGAAGGTTACGAATCGAATATGAAATAAGG CTTCGCGCCGCCCAGATGCAAATACTCGAAGGGGAAGCGACTATAGTGACGTTCCAGAAACGGATCTCgaccaaaaaggagaaaatCGCGATGCTGAACGGCGACTTGGAAGCGACCAGACAGGAGAGGATGCGGTTGATCCATAATAAAGAGGTGCAAACGGTGCTGAGGAGGGGTCTGGTGGAAATCCCGATGACCGGCGAGTTGTACGATGACTTTGTCGACGCCATTTTGGTGCCGAAGTCCGAAATTGAACGCGTGAATCATTTGATAAAC GAAGCGGGCAAAGTAAAACTGAAAACCATCCAGCAGAACATGAAATTTCGAAGGACAATGATGGCCACCGAGTGGGAGCACATGAGGCTACGGATGACCATAAACGacctaatagaaaaaaaaaaggacatCGAGAGTGTTAAA ttTTCGAAAGAAATGCAACAGTACCTGAAGAACAAAGCGCTGGGACGTAAGCCGGAGGCGGAGTCCTACGAGATGGAGGTGGAGCTCCTCGCAGCCGCCTACGAGGACCGCCTCAAAGACAAAAAGGACAAATTGATGAAAATCAAGCATCAGCTGAAAACTTTCCGGGAGAGCAATAAACGACTGGACCAGCTTATTAAGGAAGTTAATATAGACCTGTGCCATTATAAGCTGGAGAAGGATTATGATATTGAGGTGAAGGAGAAGGACGTGATTCAAGCCAG